Part of the Bifidobacterium sp. ESL0775 genome is shown below.
TCGCTGACCGGTTCGGTCATGTCCTCAAAGACGGTGACGGAATACCCCAGCTTCTTGGCGTCAAGAGCGGTTTCCTTGACACAGTGCGATTCGGCCAGGCCGACCACATCGACGTGGTCGACGCCGGCATCCTTCAAGCCCTGAGCCAAGGTTTTGCCGTCTTTCTGCATCTGGGCGAATTCCTCGCGGGTCTGCACGCGGTCGGTATTGTCTTCGATGCCTTCGAAGCCGGAATACGCCGAGGCGTACTGGCCCTTTTTGAAGTGGTGCTTAAGACCAAGCGCCGCGATCTGTGGCATCAGTTCGGCGTTCGGCGTGCCCGCGACGCCGTGCTTCGGCCATGAATCCACAAAATCGGGATGGTCAGAGAAATGCGAACCCGGTTCGATATGCCAATCCTGCGTGGTGGCGATATAGGCGTACTCATCGCCATGCGCCTTCACATATTCGGCGATGCGATCGGCCACAGCCGTGCCGCCTTCGACCCCAAGCTCCCCACCTTCGCAGAACGTGGGCTGCACGTCCACGATGATCAATGCCTTGCCTGCCATATTGACTCCTGCCACTACCTTGAATCCGAATGATTTCCGAATTCCAAAACCAACTCCACAAAGATTGCGCCGCCGAATCGCCAAGCGCGAACCCGCTCGGCCAGAACCCACTCAACTCAAAACCAGACCGTCAGTCCTCTTCAATCTGCTTCAGTGCGTCCTCGACGCTGACGCACAAATCCGGAAAATGCTTGATCAGATCCTGGTCACCGGTCACCACCATGTCGGCGTTGGCCTGGCGCGACGCGGCGATAATGAGGTCATCCTCATAATCGGGATGAACCTCCCATAGCTTGAGAGCATTCTTGCAAGTTGATTGATCAACCGCAACCACCATTGCAATTAATTTCAATAAATCATCAACGCAATGCCAACCGAATTTAGGAGCCATATTGGAGACCGTAGCCTGCACAACTACAGATTCGCTGTTTGCAAATTGTTTTTTGAACGATGACCTCGAAATGTAGTCAACATCCTTTAAAGACAAGGATATGCAAAGCAGCTTAATCACGTCCGAATCCAAACAGGCACGCAGAAGTTGCATAGCGTTCGCGTTACCGGAACGCCATCCAAGAAGGTAATCCAGCAACACATTCGTGTCGAA
Proteins encoded:
- a CDS encoding isochorismatase family protein, giving the protein MAGKALIIVDVQPTFCEGGELGVEGGTAVADRIAEYVKAHGDEYAYIATTQDWHIEPGSHFSDHPDFVDSWPKHGVAGTPNAELMPQIAALGLKHHFKKGQYASAYSGFEGIEDNTDRVQTREEFAQMQKDGKTLAQGLKDAGVDHVDVVGLAESHCVKETALDAKKLGYSVTVFEDMTEPVSEDQGVSARKQMSEAGIELKNGLGD
- a CDS encoding PIN domain-containing protein, encoding MIEEKRVVFDTNVLLDYLLGWRSGNANAMQLLRACLDSDVIKLLCISLSLKDVDYISRSSFKKQFANSESVVVQATVSNMAPKFGWHCVDDLLKLIAMVVAVDQSTCKNALKLWEVHPDYEDDLIIAASRQANADMVVTGDQDLIKHFPDLCVSVEDALKQIEED